From Geotalea uraniireducens Rf4:
CTTCACACTTCTCTTTTCCTTTCATTTCCTATTTCCATGGAATGCGCTAATCTTGTTTCATGCAGATGCTCTGGCTTCCCATAACATTGCTGTGCGCCTTTTCCCTTGCCACCAGCGACGCCCTTACCAAAAAGGCACTCGCTGCCCGGTACAACGAATATCTCGTTGCCTGGCTCCGGCTCCTCCTGATGCTCCCTCCCCTCACCGTCCTTCTGCTGTCGACCCCAAAGCCAACCCTCGGACCGGAGTTCCTGCTGACGATTCTAATTGCCCTCCCCCTCGAACTGGTGGCTCTAATCCTCTACATCAAGGCGCTCAAACTCTCGCCACTCGGGTTGACGGTGCCGTTCCTGGCGCTGACACCACTCTTTCTACTGGTAATACCCTACCTTCTTCTGGGGGAGCGGATCTCCTTAACCGGCGGGATCGGCGTCCTCTTCATCGCCGCGGGAAGCTATGTCCTCAACCTGAGCAGACACGGCAACGGTATTCTGTCTCCTTTCCGGGCGATCCTCAAGGAGCGAGGATCTCTCTGCATGATCGGGGTCGCCGTCCTCTACAGCTTCACCGCCACCCTGAGCAAAAAGGCGATCTCCGTCTCGTCCCCGCTCTTTTTCGCCAGCTTTTATCCGATGCTGGTTTTTCTCTGCTTGACGCCTGTGGCACTCTGGAAAGGGCGAAACGAATTGAGGTTCATGAAACAAACGGGGATTATGCAGGCAGCCCTGTTTCCGGCGTTCTTCAGTTTTGTGGAAACCATCACCGGAGTAGTTGCCTTGAGTCTGACCAACGTTGCGTACATGATCGCGGTAAAACGCCTGAGCCTGCTTATGGGGATACTGTACGGATACTTTCTGTTTCGGGAGGATGGTCTGGGAGAGCGTCTTGCGGGGGGAATATTGATGATTGCGGGAGTCGCGCTGATCGTGATCGGGGGAAGATAAAACCGCAGCTCCCAAGGGTTCCTACAGGAGTTGCACCTCGCTGACCCGAACGATCAGCATCTCCTGGCGATAGCGAGCAGCCAGTTCCTCCCGGTAGCCCCGCCACCAGTCCTGGTCCAGTTGCTCCGTCATCACTTCATAGATGACGATATCATCATGTACCGTCGTGGTACTGGTTTCCTTCCATAACCCCTTTGCAGGAGAGCGGACATAGGTGGTAAGACCGCCGAAACGTTCCGTCAGTTCGTCCCGCACCAGTTCAAATTCATGCTGAGGAAAAGGCTTCCCCTCATTATCGTAGAGCGGCAACAGTATCTGGATAAGATGCATGATTTCCTTCTGTTCGTGCATGCAATGGGTATGGAACATTGTACCGCATTTTGCGGAGATTTTAGTCGGATCGCCTTCCAAAAGTGAGAAATGGAACAGAAATGGCCTGCGAGTGCAGGCCATTCAATGAAAGCATGGAATTCAAACAGGTGCGAAAACCTGCCGATATTTCACAGGGGGCCGGTTGATTTTTTACTGAAGAGCATGATGTACGCTAAAAAAGTGATACAGAGAGCGCCGATAAAAACAGCTGCAATCTCGAGCCCAAACTTGATAGTTGAAAATTCCATGGTCAATCCCTCCAAGGTGTTAGTGATTACTGCGGGTGACCATTTAGATAACATCATCATGTTACAGGGGGATTATGGAATGGCAAGGATCTTATGACATGTCGTAAGCTTGATTATAGCAGTAGATAGACAAGAGCGTCCCACCACGAATTTATGAAATACGCATCTTCTTCGGTTTGTTTAAACAAATATTTATTGTTCCGTATTCTCCAAAAAGATAACTTCGTTGCTCCCTTCCGGATGAGGCTTTACATGGACATGCAGAAACGCCTCGTAAGAAGGATAAATACCCATTGTGCTATACGCGTCAATGCCCTTGTCCTTTACATTCAGGTCCGTCCGCCAACAGGTTACTACCTGTCCGGTGTGAAAGATTACCCCATCGAGAACTCTTCCGGTGCCGCTGATGCCCGAGGGGTCGATTTTCCTAACAAGGGTGAAAAGCTTCGGATTTGCTTCCATGTGTCACCTTCCTATTCTACAGAACTTCTGTTTATGGCGAGTGCGCAAGTATATCCACCAGCGTCATTGATAAAGTCGTAGACCATAATTGGTGGGTCGCTTTTCGGTAAGAGCAAACGCCCACATTCAATAGCAACGGGAGCTGGCACTGCGCAAAACAGATGGATTGGCTTATTGTGCCCATTGTTTGTGCGCAAAATTTCCAGCAAACGCCTATACTCATAGCTGAACGTCTTGAGTTTTGATCGCTTAGAAAGAAAATCACGGCTAGGATTAGCCACCGATAATTCATAGCAATTATATTCATCTCCCATAACCGCAGAGACAGTAGACTTGTTAACACTGCTGCTTATGGAGATAATTACAGCTGTCTTTGCATCAGGGTCGTGTTCCTCCGGGCCACACAAACTATAATACTGTTCAGAAAGTTCTTCTGGACTTTCCTTCCATTTCCAGTCATCGGTTTTAAGATGTCTTTGGTAGAGGTCAACAGTCCTTTTATCACCAATAAGATTACCTAAAAACACCAGCAGTGGAATTGGTGCCAATGCAAAAACAGAGATATGATTGAATTCTCTCCTTTTGACGCCTTGGTTAAAAATCTCATCGAACTTTGTTTTGATAATTCGAGATAAGAATGGCCAGTATCCTTCACCTGTTTCTTTTTCCGGTATATCTGACAAATCGATTATGTACGCATTTTCGTCAGCTGGGTACTTAGGTAGAATTGCCTGAAAAGCATGCGCCTGGTCGATATGGAAAGTTTTTCCGGCAATTGGCGCTTGGAAAATAAGGACATGGGTCTTTGAGTCTTCTTGTATTCCAGTAAGCACCTTGATTCTTTTTTCGTGCTCTGTTTTGTATTCACGAAGCAGTGCAACTGGATACTTCGGTACGTGTTCAATGCTGTCAATAATTTTACCGTGTTTTCTGCATGTAAGCATTAGATTCGAAATATCAGTTGCAAGGCGAAAAGAGTCAACGGGGTTCCCTCTTGGGCCGTTCGGTTCATAGGCGATAATATGAGAAATGACCGCCAGGTTGTCGTGCAGTTTGGTTAAATCATCAGAATATAAAATGTCATTACAGCCGCGGAATTGGCAACGTCCGGCTGCTCGTGCCCAAAGCTGATTGACAACTTTGTCGGGAATTTTTATGCGACCTGCTTTCTTCTTTTTTTCTGGCACTTCTGCCATAAACCCTCCATTACAATAATTTCAGCATTGTAATCGTTCTCGAACGTCTGTGCCCCTCCCACATCCGCATCTCAGAGGTGCCGACAATCAGAAAGAAGAGACTATCGCTGTCGACTATGTCATTTTTCAACTTCCTTTTCCAGTTGGTATCGTCGATGCTTGACGGCGACGGATGTGGTTCCGGGTGGGTATGCCACTCGCCCAGGTAGGTGCAGGTATGATTGCTGGCCTCCCATGCCCTATCGATTACCTGCTGATGCGCCCTCTTCTTCCGGAAGAAAGTTGTCCTCGTGGCCCTGTCTCCAGGCATCGGGAAAGAAATCTTGTCAATCACGACATCCTGCGAGTCGATAATGTAGCGCCCCAACATTACGCCGCCGCCTTCCGGTTTATGCCGGTCATTTTGGATATATCCATGGATGGATGCTATCACCTCGACCGGAAGTTTGATTCGGCCGCCGTTTGGCCGGGCATATACCAGGTTATCACACAGTTTCAGGTTCATGGCAGACAGGGCATTCTTCAAAGTGGTAATTAGCTTCCTCAATAAAATGGTCGTTCGAGGCGGAATACCTCGACGACAGTTTCTTGCCGTTCTTCAGGAACTCCGTAGCATCGCCCCGCCATGAACGAATCAGGTTTGTTTTGATGTCGCCATTCAGTGTGGCGATAGCCAGCCTCGTAGCGAGTTCGGCAGTCTTCATGGCGTCGAGCGACCCGAACGGCGTAAAGACATTTCGGCAGCCATTAATGTTTTTGGCGAAAGACTGACCTTTTTCGGCAAATGATGCTCGGCACCGTAAATCCCCATCCTCGGGCTGATACAGACATTTAAGGCACCCCTTCTTGGAGCCGTTCCTCGTAAGAAGCGCATGCCCGCCAATGCCATATGGCTCAAGCCAGGTGAAGATGACCGGGGGTGAATCGATGCCATGAATGTACTTGCTAAAGACCAGTTCTACCGTGACATTCCCAAGGGCGGATATTATGAGGTCGAAATCCCCTATTTTGATTTTTCCCGATTCCAGCGCATTCTCAAGAGACAAGGGGATTGGAAGCACCTCGACAAATGGCAGTCTTCCCTCGATGTCGTCTTTGATGCCATCGACCTTATTCTTGCCGACATGTTTCTTCCCGAGAACATGACGGAACAGATTCTCATGAGTCAGCACATCCTTGTCAAGGACGGTCAATCGCAAGATGCCGGCACGAGTCAGTTCGTTGGCGATGAATCCACCAACGGAGCCGCATCCAAGCAGCAGTACACGTTTTTCGCGCAATGCCAGGTTGCTTCCGCCCCGGGGGAGAAGATACTCCTTGTCTCTCCGGGTTATGGCCAAAGGGATTATTTCACTTGCCCTCCCTGCCTCGTGCAATGGGTGCTCATGATTGACCCCCTTGAACTTGATTCCAAAGAGCGTTTCACCATCGGAGGCCCTGGGTAGGCTGAGAAGAATCACCTCTTCGTGATGAGGTTTTGTTAAGAGCGACAGCAGTTCGGATTTCTGGTCTGCCCGCAGATTGTCGAAGACTATCTTGCGGATATCGAGGAGTTCCCAGAACTTGTCAGGGTGAGGCGGAGTGATGACTGTCCCAATGGGCAACGGAATGTAGATGGCAGGATAATGTTTCCAAGGTACATGGGGTTTAATCTTGCGGTATTTCTTGTAACTCTGCTCATCGTCTGCAAGGTACCCTGCCCCACCTTTAACTTTATAAAGATGGATTCTTTTGACCTGGTCGCCAGGCGAGACAATAGAGGTAAAGAACTTCACCTTTTTGAGGCGGTCCCAGTACGCTCCGAACTCGTCAAGGAAGTCTTGATGGTTCTTCCCAGAAATGCCATCTACGACAACCTGTATGGCCCTTGAAAGTGCCTCCTGGGCTATTCCGGCAACATCGTCGAAATCGAGGACAGAGCCATCCTCCTGCGCGTAACATATATACCCGTCTGTTTCAACATGAGGGAGGATGCCAAACGAATCCCATTGCGCCAGAAAGATATACGGAAGAGATAACGGGAAGGACTTCTTGACCCCAAAATAGAAATCTACCGGCACCCCATTCAACTCAATTACCAGCTTGTAGCTACGGCAAACAAAGCGGTCCTTGGCCCACGGTTCTGCCAGGCGCTTTGGGTGGAGTTCCGCAACAGATTTAACCAGTAGGCATGTTTCAAGTGCCTCTTTCAACAAGGATTCATCATAATTAAGCATGTGCAGAGGCACTGGCCGTGGATATGGCGCGGCTCTTTTTTTCGCCGGTGTCAGGTTTTTCCGGAACAGGGAAATCGTCCCCAAAGACCTTTTTCAGGGTTTCACATGCCTTTACCGGGTCCACTTCGCTGGCGGCCGAGTCGAGGGCCTCCAGCAGACTGCCCAGTTTCTCCTTCAAAGTTGCCATCTGATTGTCGGTCATCTTCTCGAACAACTCGGAATAGGGTTCAACTGGGAGGTACACTCTCAGTCGGTCGCCGAAATTGTTCAGCATCCCATTGACAACACCCCTTGTTGCCTGCAGGTCGTTGTATTTGTACGTGCTCGCCACGATGTCCATTAAGGTCTTGTTGGGGGTGAACCAATTGTATGCCGCGATGGTCAGGCCTATGCCGATTGGCGCGGCGTTTCCGTTGGAAGAGAAGTTGTAATCCTTCCACCGCTTCAAATACCGTATTACCATGACGAATTGTTTCTTGTCGTCTCCCGCATGTTTGTCCCCGACCGTATCCGCCAACTTTTGTGGTTCGGAGATTTCCCAACATTTGTTATCGTCGGACGAATTCAGTTTCCCTTTCGCTAGGTATTTCTTGCCGTCTGAGTTACACGACTCGTCGGAATATACAGCCAGGTCCACATGATAAACCGGCTCGTCTCCTTTCTGGTAGAAAACGGTAACGCATGGCCTTCTCATGTCGACTTTCTTGGTGTGTCCGTTCAAGGCGTCATATACCCATTCCTTGACCTCCACCGGGTCCAGATAGTTGTCTTTCGAGACGTTGAAGGACACCCCGACATCGATATCGTAGTCGCTGTCCAGCGGGATAATGCCGGTACCCATTTTATAGCTCCCCTGGTCAAAAGTCTGGTACGTGGGAACCGGTTCGTCCTTCTCCTCGAAAATAGTCTTCAGACGTGACTTCAGTTTATCAAGGACGATGTCTCGTTTTTCCCTCAGGATCTGGTTTTCATCGAACTTCTTGAGCTTTATTGCATCATGAAAGGTCTCAAAATATTTTTGAACATCAGCCATATTGCCTCCCTGAATAACGAAGTGATCTACTTCTTCCCTCTTCCTTGCCTCTGCGCCAATGCACTCCCCGCCGCGGTCTTTGAATCTTTATTTGTCCGTCCGTCACTCAATACCTTTGAGGCCGCTGTTGCCGCCTTTGCAGATGTAACCTTCGCCGGTGCCTTGGTCTGAGATAATGCACTACCAGCCGCTGTTTTCGATTTTGGAGCAGTACTGCCGCTTGTCAGGGTTTTTGATGCACTTGTTGCAGCCTTTGAACCTGTCACTTTTGCCTTTGTCATGATGTTCTCCTTGAGCAATATTTTTCGGCATTTCACAAACCCAACTACCTGAAATTCCTCGCCGACCCGAAAAAATTCGCTATCGCAATTGTCATCGCCGGTTTACTCACCTGAAAGATCCCCGCCAGTTTGTCCGGATTCTTCAAATCCGACTGATACTTCTTCAACTGTTCCACCGGTATAAGCAGTTCCGAAGCGAAGGCATCCGCTTCCTGTTCCTTAGGCGGTTTGGCATTTTCCGGCATATCCTCACCATATTCCCGCGCCACCTCGGCATCGTAAAACTCCCGCTTGTCGTGGTTGAGAAAGATGTGACCCAACTCGTGAGCCAGGGTGAAACGGGCACGAACGAAAGGTTTTGCCT
This genomic window contains:
- a CDS encoding E2/UBC family protein: MKEALETCLLVKSVAELHPKRLAEPWAKDRFVCRSYKLVIELNGVPVDFYFGVKKSFPLSLPYIFLAQWDSFGILPHVETDGYICYAQEDGSVLDFDDVAGIAQEALSRAIQVVVDGISGKNHQDFLDEFGAYWDRLKKVKFFTSIVSPGDQVKRIHLYKVKGGAGYLADDEQSYKKYRKIKPHVPWKHYPAIYIPLPIGTVITPPHPDKFWELLDIRKIVFDNLRADQKSELLSLLTKPHHEEVILLSLPRASDGETLFGIKFKGVNHEHPLHEAGRASEIIPLAITRRDKEYLLPRGGSNLALREKRVLLLGCGSVGGFIANELTRAGILRLTVLDKDVLTHENLFRHVLGKKHVGKNKVDGIKDDIEGRLPFVEVLPIPLSLENALESGKIKIGDFDLIISALGNVTVELVFSKYIHGIDSPPVIFTWLEPYGIGGHALLTRNGSKKGCLKCLYQPEDGDLRCRASFAEKGQSFAKNINGCRNVFTPFGSLDAMKTAELATRLAIATLNGDIKTNLIRSWRGDATEFLKNGKKLSSRYSASNDHFIEEANYHFEECPVCHEPETV
- a CDS encoding DMT family transporter, with product MQMLWLPITLLCAFSLATSDALTKKALAARYNEYLVAWLRLLLMLPPLTVLLLSTPKPTLGPEFLLTILIALPLELVALILYIKALKLSPLGLTVPFLALTPLFLLVIPYLLLGERISLTGGIGVLFIAAGSYVLNLSRHGNGILSPFRAILKERGSLCMIGVAVLYSFTATLSKKAISVSSPLFFASFYPMLVFLCLTPVALWKGRNELRFMKQTGIMQAALFPAFFSFVETITGVVALSLTNVAYMIAVKRLSLLMGILYGYFLFREDGLGERLAGGILMIAGVALIVIGGR
- a CDS encoding SAVED domain-containing protein; its protein translation is MAEVPEKKKKAGRIKIPDKVVNQLWARAAGRCQFRGCNDILYSDDLTKLHDNLAVISHIIAYEPNGPRGNPVDSFRLATDISNLMLTCRKHGKIIDSIEHVPKYPVALLREYKTEHEKRIKVLTGIQEDSKTHVLIFQAPIAGKTFHIDQAHAFQAILPKYPADENAYIIDLSDIPEKETGEGYWPFLSRIIKTKFDEIFNQGVKRREFNHISVFALAPIPLLVFLGNLIGDKRTVDLYQRHLKTDDWKWKESPEELSEQYYSLCGPEEHDPDAKTAVIISISSSVNKSTVSAVMGDEYNCYELSVANPSRDFLSKRSKLKTFSYEYRRLLEILRTNNGHNKPIHLFCAVPAPVAIECGRLLLPKSDPPIMVYDFINDAGGYTCALAINRSSVE
- a CDS encoding ImmA/IrrE family metallo-endopeptidase; translation: MIAANYTYAREMARKILKKHKINEVPTNLQVICESLGLEYVELDDPDELDGMILELDGTRVAMLNKAKPFVRARFTLAHELGHIFLNHDKREFYDAEVAREYGEDMPENAKPPKEQEADAFASELLIPVEQLKKYQSDLKNPDKLAGIFQVSKPAMTIAIANFFGSARNFR
- a CDS encoding nucleotidyltransferase domain-containing protein — encoded protein: MADVQKYFETFHDAIKLKKFDENQILREKRDIVLDKLKSRLKTIFEEKDEPVPTYQTFDQGSYKMGTGIIPLDSDYDIDVGVSFNVSKDNYLDPVEVKEWVYDALNGHTKKVDMRRPCVTVFYQKGDEPVYHVDLAVYSDESCNSDGKKYLAKGKLNSSDDNKCWEISEPQKLADTVGDKHAGDDKKQFVMVIRYLKRWKDYNFSSNGNAAPIGIGLTIAAYNWFTPNKTLMDIVASTYKYNDLQATRGVVNGMLNNFGDRLRVYLPVEPYSELFEKMTDNQMATLKEKLGSLLEALDSAASEVDPVKACETLKKVFGDDFPVPEKPDTGEKKSRAISTASASAHA
- a CDS encoding Mov34/MPN/PAD-1 family protein, encoding MKNALSAMNLKLCDNLVYARPNGGRIKLPVEVIASIHGYIQNDRHKPEGGGVMLGRYIIDSQDVVIDKISFPMPGDRATRTTFFRKKRAHQQVIDRAWEASNHTCTYLGEWHTHPEPHPSPSSIDDTNWKRKLKNDIVDSDSLFFLIVGTSEMRMWEGHRRSRTITMLKLL